In a single window of the Micromonospora sp. WMMD1155 genome:
- a CDS encoding polyprenyl synthetase family protein encodes MANDAVAGNATRVAPAEPGERDDPVRAVLAAYTQDLIAAVHETLSTFLTTEVDTLTEIDASMGRFASAARDAVLVGGKRIRSTFAYWGWRGAVGGAEALPPVLPALAALELLHTFALVHDDVMDASTTRRGRPTAHVALAEQHIAAGHRGDPGRFGEAVAVLIGDLCMVWADRLLAQATVPSARLFEVRRCYDQMRVETVAGQYLDVLGENDPANWSVDRALRVARYKTASYTVQRPLLYGACLAGVPLDDPLASAYTRYGLAVGEAFQLRDDLLGVYGDPAATGKPAGDDLRTGKPTTLLMLARELATSAQLRALERAADGPVDRLAELLVETGAVTRVERMIAERVSDALAALDAAPVDRTARTALTGLATAATNRRA; translated from the coding sequence ATGGCCAACGACGCAGTTGCGGGCAACGCCACCCGCGTGGCGCCGGCAGAGCCAGGGGAGCGGGACGACCCGGTCCGCGCCGTTCTGGCCGCGTACACCCAGGACCTGATCGCGGCGGTCCACGAGACGCTGAGCACGTTCCTCACCACCGAGGTCGACACCCTCACCGAGATCGACGCATCGATGGGCCGGTTCGCCTCGGCCGCGCGGGACGCCGTCCTCGTCGGCGGCAAACGGATCCGGTCCACGTTCGCCTACTGGGGGTGGCGCGGCGCGGTCGGCGGCGCCGAGGCACTGCCCCCCGTGCTGCCCGCGCTGGCCGCGCTCGAGCTGCTGCACACCTTCGCCCTGGTCCACGACGACGTGATGGACGCCTCCACCACCCGTCGAGGCCGACCCACCGCCCACGTCGCACTCGCCGAGCAGCACATCGCCGCCGGCCACCGAGGTGACCCCGGCCGGTTCGGCGAGGCGGTCGCCGTGCTCATCGGTGACCTCTGCATGGTGTGGGCCGATCGGCTGCTGGCCCAGGCGACGGTGCCGTCGGCCCGACTGTTCGAGGTGCGCCGCTGCTACGACCAGATGCGGGTGGAGACGGTCGCCGGGCAGTACCTCGACGTGCTCGGCGAGAACGACCCGGCCAACTGGTCGGTCGACCGCGCGCTGCGGGTGGCCCGCTACAAGACCGCCAGCTACACCGTCCAGCGACCACTGCTCTACGGTGCCTGCCTGGCCGGGGTCCCCCTCGACGATCCGCTGGCCTCCGCGTACACCCGCTACGGCCTGGCCGTCGGCGAGGCGTTCCAACTCCGCGACGACCTGCTCGGCGTCTACGGCGATCCGGCCGCCACCGGCAAACCGGCCGGTGACGACCTCCGCACCGGCAAGCCGACCACGCTGCTCATGCTGGCCCGGGAGTTGGCCACGTCGGCGCAGCTCCGGGCGTTGGAGCGCGCCGCCGACGGGCCGGTCGACCGGCTCGCCGAGCTGCTCGTGGAGACCGGTGCGGTGACCCGGGTGGAGCGGATGATCGCCGAGCGGGTGAGTGACGCGCTGGCGGCGCTCGACGCCGCACCAGTGGACCGGACGGCGCGGACCGCGCTGACCGGGCTGGCCACCGCCGCCACCAACCGGCGGGCCTGA
- the crtI gene encoding phytoene desaturase family protein — MRTVTGRTDRVVVVGAGLGGLACALHLAGSGRQVTVLEREPVPGGRAGRLAVDGYEFDTGPTVLTMPDLIAEALGAVGEDMRDWLDLTPLDPAYRAYYPDGSTLDVLTDTTRMAAEISRVCGPREADGYLRFVDYARELWRLERADFIERNLDAPTDLLTGNLLKLLAGGAFRRLQTKINQFFRDPRTQRIFSFQAMYAGLAPHDALAIYTVIAYLDSVAGVYFPRGGIHAVSRAMAGAAEKHGVQIRYDTTVTRVETANGRATGVLTADGELIRADVVVLNPDLPVAYRDLLPAAPARRLTYSPSCVVLHVGSRQGYDKIAHHNIHFGRAWKGTFDEVIRRGELMTDPSLLVTNPSRTDPSVAPADRHTYYVLAPVPNLHRAPFEWRGDLTQRYSDQLIGTLEERGYVGFGAGVEVLRAITPAEWEEQGMAAGTPFAAAHTLFQTGPFRPSNLHRDLSNVVFVGSGTQPGVGVPMVLISGKLAAGRITGEGR, encoded by the coding sequence GTGCGGACGGTGACAGGGCGGACGGACCGGGTGGTGGTCGTCGGAGCCGGGCTGGGTGGCCTCGCCTGCGCGTTGCACCTCGCCGGCAGCGGCCGGCAGGTGACCGTGCTGGAACGCGAGCCGGTGCCCGGCGGGCGCGCCGGCCGACTCGCCGTGGACGGCTACGAGTTCGACACCGGCCCGACCGTGCTCACCATGCCCGACCTGATCGCCGAGGCGCTCGGCGCGGTCGGTGAGGACATGCGCGACTGGCTCGACCTGACCCCGCTCGATCCCGCCTACCGGGCGTACTACCCGGACGGCTCGACCCTCGACGTGCTCACCGACACCACGCGCATGGCCGCCGAGATCTCCCGGGTCTGCGGGCCGCGTGAGGCCGACGGTTACCTGCGCTTCGTCGACTACGCACGGGAGCTGTGGCGGCTGGAGCGGGCCGACTTCATCGAGCGCAACCTGGACGCGCCGACCGACCTCCTCACCGGCAACCTGCTGAAGTTGCTGGCCGGCGGTGCCTTCCGTCGCCTCCAAACGAAGATCAACCAATTCTTCCGGGACCCGCGTACCCAGCGGATCTTCTCCTTCCAGGCGATGTACGCCGGCCTCGCGCCGCACGACGCGCTGGCCATCTACACGGTCATCGCGTACCTCGACTCGGTGGCCGGGGTCTACTTCCCGCGCGGCGGCATCCACGCGGTCTCCAGGGCGATGGCCGGCGCGGCCGAGAAGCACGGCGTGCAGATCCGCTACGACACCACGGTGACCCGGGTGGAGACCGCGAACGGCCGGGCCACCGGTGTGCTCACCGCGGACGGCGAACTGATCCGGGCGGACGTGGTGGTGCTCAACCCCGACCTGCCGGTCGCCTACCGGGACCTGCTCCCGGCCGCTCCGGCACGACGGCTCACCTACTCGCCGTCCTGCGTCGTTCTGCACGTCGGCTCCCGACAGGGATATGACAAGATCGCCCATCACAACATCCACTTCGGACGCGCGTGGAAGGGCACCTTCGATGAGGTCATCCGGCGGGGCGAACTGATGACCGACCCGTCGCTGCTGGTGACCAACCCGAGCCGGACCGACCCGTCGGTGGCCCCCGCCGACCGACACACCTACTACGTGCTCGCTCCCGTACCCAACCTGCACCGGGCTCCGTTCGAGTGGCGCGGCGACCTGACCCAGCGCTACAGCGACCAGCTGATCGGCACGTTGGAGGAGCGCGGCTACGTCGGTTTCGGCGCCGGCGTCGAAGTGCTGCGGGCGATCACCCCGGCCGAGTGGGAGGAGCAGGGGATGGCCGCGGGCACGCCGTTCGCCGCCGCCCACACCCTCTTCCAGACCGGCCCGTTCCGCCCGTCGAACCTGCACCGTGACCTGTCGAACGTGGTCTTCGTCGGCTCCGGGACCCAGCCGGGTGTCGGCGTACCGATGGTGCTCATCTCCGGCAAGCTCGCCGCCGGTCGGATCACCGGGGAAGGCCGATGA
- the idi gene encoding isopentenyl-diphosphate Delta-isomerase, whose translation MSSREGHLVELVDETGEAHGETTVAAAHQPPGQLHRAFSVLLVDPDGQVLLQRRAPVKTRFPLRWANSCCGHPRPGESLAEAANRRLREELGAGPVELTEVGVYVYYAEDPATGRVEFEYDHVLRGDFLPSAPLLPDPGEVAELRWADPTALEADLDRDPRSYAPWLGGVVNRLLRPSGSTPGTPGLAVAPPGSADDAAERSGGR comes from the coding sequence ATGAGCAGTCGCGAAGGGCACCTCGTCGAGTTGGTCGACGAGACCGGCGAGGCCCACGGCGAGACGACGGTCGCCGCCGCGCACCAGCCGCCGGGGCAACTCCACCGGGCCTTCTCGGTGCTGCTGGTGGACCCGGACGGTCAGGTACTGCTCCAGCGCCGGGCCCCCGTGAAGACCCGGTTCCCGCTGCGCTGGGCCAACTCCTGCTGCGGCCACCCACGACCCGGCGAGTCGCTCGCCGAGGCCGCCAACCGACGGCTACGCGAGGAGTTGGGCGCGGGCCCGGTCGAGCTGACCGAGGTCGGCGTCTACGTCTACTACGCCGAGGACCCGGCTACCGGTCGGGTCGAATTCGAGTACGACCACGTGCTGCGCGGCGATTTTCTTCCCTCTGCCCCTCTGCTGCCGGACCCGGGCGAGGTGGCCGAGCTGCGGTGGGCCGACCCGACCGCGCTGGAAGCCGACCTCGACCGCGACCCCCGGTCGTACGCGCCCTGGCTGGGCGGGGTGGTGAACCGGCTGCTGCGCCCCTCGGGGTCAACGCCCGGCACACCCGGCCTGGCCGTGGCCCCGCCCGGATCGGCGGATGACGCGGCGGAGCGGTCGGGTGGTCGATGA
- a CDS encoding MerR family transcriptional regulator, with amino-acid sequence MVDEALSAGAVARRLGVAVTTLRTWHQRYGLGPSEHVPGHHRRYTPADLARLEIMRRLTAEGVSPAEAARWARQAPDPSPNGTVALRRAHPPARDGGGSIPVGRAGPVARGLARAAMRLDAAAISETVAHSLATNGVVATWEGLLRPVLAGIGERHAATAGLIEVEHLVSRCVSEALAAASRARVPTGPARILLSCADEEQHTLPLEALAAALAEAGVGYRMLGARVPVAALIEAVNRTGPAAVVLWSHTRATADPAQLSALLAAPRRPLLALAAGPGWRADTLPAGVVRPVDLAEAVSLAAAVRDSLDQSTRD; translated from the coding sequence GTGGTCGATGAGGCGCTGAGCGCGGGTGCGGTCGCACGCCGGCTGGGGGTCGCGGTCACGACCCTGCGCACCTGGCATCAGCGCTACGGGCTCGGGCCCAGTGAGCACGTCCCCGGTCACCATCGCCGCTACACGCCTGCCGACCTGGCCCGTCTCGAAATCATGCGGCGACTCACCGCCGAGGGGGTGAGCCCCGCCGAGGCGGCCCGCTGGGCCCGCCAGGCACCCGACCCGTCACCCAACGGCACCGTCGCTCTGCGCCGCGCCCACCCGCCCGCTCGCGACGGCGGTGGAAGCATCCCGGTCGGTCGCGCCGGGCCGGTAGCCCGAGGGTTGGCCCGCGCCGCCATGCGCCTGGACGCGGCGGCGATCAGCGAGACGGTCGCCCACTCCCTGGCCACCAACGGGGTCGTCGCCACCTGGGAGGGTCTGCTGCGTCCGGTGCTCGCCGGCATCGGCGAACGCCACGCCGCCACCGCCGGCCTGATCGAGGTGGAGCACCTGGTGTCCCGCTGCGTCTCGGAGGCTCTCGCGGCGGCCAGTCGGGCCAGGGTTCCCACCGGCCCCGCCCGTATCCTGCTCTCCTGCGCGGACGAGGAGCAGCACACCCTTCCACTGGAGGCGTTGGCTGCGGCTCTCGCGGAGGCCGGGGTCGGTTACCGGATGCTCGGCGCCCGGGTGCCGGTCGCCGCTCTGATCGAGGCGGTCAACCGGACCGGACCGGCCGCCGTGGTGCTCTGGTCGCACACCCGGGCCACCGCCGACCCGGCCCAGCTCAGCGCGTTGCTCGCCGCACCACGCCGCCCGTTGTTGGCGCTCGCAGCCGGCCCCGGCTGGCGAGCCGACACCCTACCCGCCGGGGTGGTGCGGCCGGTGGACCTGGCCGAGGCGGTCTCCCTGGCCGCCGCCGTCCGTGACTCCCTGGACCAGTCGACGCGTGACTGA
- a CDS encoding polysaccharide deacetylase family protein: MQARAALASVLAVALVLSGCAQPERTIASHPAVSTPSPAPPSPHPTLTKPPKPPLRPLPAKLPAGLRRNTGERPVVLTFDDGPSPAWTPKVLDQLRAAKVTATFCVVGREVQRHPELVRRIVLEGHQLCNHSWRHDLDLARRPVDEIQADLARTNKAIQTAVPGAKVPFYRQPGGRWTSEVLKVAKGLGMRPLHWSVDPQDWDKPTAATIGERIHAAARPGAIVLLHDGGGNRAATLAACPHLIADLKKRFGIAKLR, from the coding sequence ATGCAAGCCCGCGCCGCCCTGGCGTCCGTCCTCGCCGTGGCGCTGGTCCTGTCCGGTTGTGCGCAGCCGGAACGCACCATCGCGTCGCACCCGGCGGTGTCGACGCCGTCACCGGCCCCGCCGTCGCCGCATCCGACGCTCACCAAGCCGCCGAAGCCGCCGCTGCGTCCACTGCCGGCGAAGCTCCCCGCCGGTCTGCGCCGCAACACCGGCGAACGCCCGGTGGTCCTCACCTTCGACGACGGGCCCAGCCCGGCCTGGACGCCCAAGGTGCTCGACCAACTGCGGGCCGCCAAGGTGACCGCCACCTTCTGCGTGGTCGGCCGCGAAGTGCAGCGTCACCCGGAACTGGTCCGGCGGATCGTCCTCGAGGGCCACCAGCTCTGCAACCACAGCTGGCGACACGACCTCGACCTGGCCCGCCGGCCGGTCGACGAGATCCAGGCCGACCTGGCGCGCACCAACAAGGCCATCCAGACGGCTGTTCCCGGTGCCAAGGTGCCGTTCTACCGGCAGCCGGGCGGCCGGTGGACGTCGGAGGTGCTGAAGGTGGCGAAAGGGCTCGGCATGCGCCCGCTGCACTGGTCGGTCGACCCACAGGACTGGGACAAGCCGACCGCCGCCACGATCGGCGAGCGAATCCACGCCGCCGCCCGCCCCGGTGCCATCGTGCTCCTGCACGACGGGGGCGGCAACCGAGCCGCCACACTCGCTGCCTGCCCCCACCTGATCGCCGACCTGAAGAAGCGCTTCGGCATCGCCAAACTCCGCTAG
- a CDS encoding SRPBCC family protein, whose translation MGQEMTDPADIRQDVDRFSLRCGLLVPGSAEHAFAVFTAQLTDWWVIEYTWSGPGALDELGMEPRAGGMLYEIGPYGFRADWGRVLTWDPPRRLVFAWQIGPDRAPVPDPARASEVEVLFQAEGPERTRVELEHRHFDRHGEAAEGYRMALTAGWHELLTRYVDTVSRHPGVSA comes from the coding sequence ATGGGACAGGAAATGACTGATCCGGCCGACATCCGGCAGGACGTCGACCGGTTCTCCCTCCGCTGCGGTCTCCTCGTCCCGGGCTCGGCCGAGCACGCGTTCGCGGTCTTCACGGCCCAGCTGACTGACTGGTGGGTCATCGAATACACCTGGTCCGGCCCGGGTGCCCTGGACGAGCTGGGCATGGAGCCGCGGGCCGGCGGGATGCTCTACGAGATCGGCCCGTACGGCTTTCGCGCCGACTGGGGGCGGGTGCTCACCTGGGATCCGCCCCGACGGCTGGTCTTCGCGTGGCAGATCGGCCCCGACCGGGCGCCGGTGCCCGATCCGGCCCGGGCCAGCGAGGTCGAGGTGCTGTTCCAGGCGGAAGGGCCGGAGCGTACCCGGGTGGAGCTGGAGCACCGGCACTTCGACCGGCACGGCGAGGCTGCCGAGGGATATCGCATGGCACTCACCGCCGGCTGGCACGAACTGCTCACCCGCTACGTCGACACGGTGTCGCGCCACCCCGGCGTCTCCGCCTGA
- a CDS encoding DUF2786 domain-containing protein, translating to MSEAMLSKVRKLLAQAEDPACTPAEAAAFTAKATELIARYGVDRALLAVRDPTTDRVGDRVLDIVAPYARDKVGLLAAVAEPLRCRCVRRRQGNGFALHLFGFASDLERVDLLFTSLLVQAAHGLAATPVPEDDHPAAFRRSWLAGFAEVIGGRLWAAETAAVSESGTPSVALVLADRSDRVQRRLSEQYPRLRTAPPRRLGGTGFGAGAEAGQRANLGGRDLAGRSAADRRIGR from the coding sequence ATGTCCGAGGCCATGCTCAGCAAGGTGCGCAAGCTGCTGGCCCAGGCCGAGGACCCGGCCTGCACGCCGGCCGAGGCCGCCGCGTTCACCGCCAAGGCCACCGAGCTGATCGCCCGCTACGGCGTGGACCGGGCGCTGCTGGCTGTCCGCGACCCCACCACCGACCGCGTCGGCGACCGGGTGCTGGACATCGTCGCGCCGTACGCCCGCGACAAGGTCGGCCTGCTCGCCGCCGTCGCCGAGCCGCTGCGCTGTCGCTGCGTACGCCGTCGGCAGGGCAACGGCTTCGCGCTGCACCTCTTCGGCTTCGCCAGTGACCTGGAACGGGTCGACCTGCTCTTCACCTCACTGCTCGTGCAGGCGGCGCACGGCCTGGCGGCCACCCCGGTGCCGGAGGACGACCATCCCGCCGCCTTCCGCCGCTCCTGGCTGGCCGGTTTCGCGGAGGTCATCGGCGGCCGGCTCTGGGCGGCGGAGACGGCGGCGGTCAGCGAGTCGGGCACGCCCTCGGTGGCGCTGGTGCTCGCCGACCGGTCCGACCGGGTGCAGCGACGCCTCAGCGAGCAGTACCCACGGTTGCGCACCGCGCCGCCGCGTCGCCTGGGCGGCACCGGGTTCGGCGCGGGTGCGGAAGCCGGTCAGCGCGCGAACCTGGGCGGCCGGGACCTCGCCGGTCGCTCCGCTGCCGATCGGCGAATCGGCCGGTGA
- a CDS encoding ABC transporter substrate-binding protein: MLVSRRSRVATLAACATILLATSACGDDKAKEASAQQVRLYGTDGNMLNSYPAELKERASLVDGMKGTTPLTPLPDDFKSRLKGVDPALTDYLYAAESYDAVVIAVLAAQLAGSTDPAAIAKQIVAVTNDGQRCEDPASCLALARNGQDIEYRSVSLTRAGFTDKGEPATASYATLTFDGQQINDGKTEFVGAGIESAASTKTPPKPKKQRAGGDPDQEPLKLGGLLPKTGDLAIAYPPMAAGAALAIKEVNAAGGALGKPVTWVEGDDGTNPAVAKATVAKHVTSGVSVIIGAGGSGISREVLPDVVRAGKILFSPSNTDSGLTDVEDNGLYFRTAPPDSLQGRALADVILRDGSQKIVIVARKDSYGEGLQATVRDELEKAGVAADRLKLMTYDPPADAKAPPVDFSGGAKEIKDFGADAVLIIGFGESAQVIRGLADAGVQIRQ, encoded by the coding sequence ATGCTCGTATCTCGCCGATCGCGGGTGGCCACACTGGCCGCCTGCGCGACGATCCTGCTCGCCACAAGCGCCTGCGGGGATGACAAGGCCAAGGAGGCCAGCGCCCAACAGGTGCGTCTCTACGGCACGGACGGCAACATGCTCAACTCCTATCCCGCGGAGTTGAAGGAACGCGCGAGCCTCGTGGACGGGATGAAGGGCACCACGCCACTCACCCCGCTGCCGGACGACTTCAAGAGTCGGCTGAAGGGCGTCGATCCGGCGCTGACGGACTACCTGTATGCCGCCGAGTCGTACGACGCCGTGGTGATCGCCGTGCTCGCCGCCCAACTGGCCGGGAGCACCGACCCGGCGGCCATCGCGAAGCAGATCGTCGCGGTGACGAACGACGGGCAGCGCTGCGAGGACCCGGCGAGTTGCCTCGCGCTGGCCCGTAACGGGCAGGACATCGAGTACCGCAGCGTGTCGCTCACCCGGGCGGGCTTCACGGACAAGGGTGAGCCGGCCACCGCGAGCTACGCCACCCTGACCTTCGACGGGCAGCAGATCAACGACGGCAAGACCGAGTTCGTCGGCGCGGGCATCGAGTCGGCGGCGAGCACCAAGACGCCCCCGAAGCCGAAGAAGCAGCGCGCGGGTGGAGACCCCGACCAGGAGCCACTGAAGTTGGGCGGCCTGCTGCCGAAGACCGGTGACCTGGCGATCGCGTACCCGCCGATGGCCGCTGGCGCCGCGCTGGCGATCAAGGAGGTCAACGCCGCCGGCGGCGCACTGGGCAAGCCGGTGACCTGGGTCGAGGGCGACGACGGCACCAACCCGGCGGTGGCCAAGGCCACCGTGGCCAAGCACGTGACGAGCGGCGTCAGCGTGATCATCGGCGCCGGTGGTTCGGGCATCTCCCGGGAGGTGCTGCCGGACGTGGTGCGGGCCGGGAAGATCCTCTTCTCCCCGTCCAACACCGACAGCGGTCTGACCGACGTCGAGGACAACGGCCTCTACTTCCGCACCGCACCGCCGGACAGCCTCCAGGGCCGGGCGCTGGCCGACGTGATCCTCCGCGACGGGTCGCAGAAGATCGTGATCGTCGCCCGCAAGGACTCCTACGGTGAGGGCCTCCAGGCCACCGTCCGTGACGAGCTGGAGAAGGCCGGCGTCGCCGCCGACCGGCTCAAGCTGATGACGTACGACCCGCCCGCCGATGCCAAGGCGCCGCCGGTCGACTTCAGTGGTGGGGCGAAGGAGATCAAGGACTTCGGCGCGGACGCCGTGCTGATCATCGGCTTCGGCGAGTCCGCCCAGGTGATCCGCGGCCTGGCCGACGCCGGGGTGCAGATCCGGCAGTAG
- a CDS encoding enoyl-CoA hydratase/isomerase family protein, translated as MSGLRIEERPDRLVVTLDRPEKRNAIDADLIAELHQVCAELEARPRLLLLTGGAEGIFAGGADIGQLRERGRTDALAAINSAAFARIRALPMPTVAAVDGPALGGGAELAYACDLRVCTARAVFGQPEVRLGILAGAGATHRLPALVGEGRAKELLFTGRRVDAAEALRIGLVNRVVDEPAELLTVAHALLDEIALGSPLALRLTKLAVDAPAAAHPHLDLVSQAVLFEDEEKHRRMTEFLERRRPR; from the coding sequence GTGAGCGGGCTGCGGATCGAGGAACGGCCGGACCGGCTGGTCGTCACGCTGGACCGGCCGGAGAAGCGCAACGCCATCGACGCCGACCTGATCGCCGAGTTGCACCAGGTCTGCGCCGAGTTGGAGGCGCGGCCCCGGCTCCTGCTGCTGACCGGTGGTGCGGAGGGCATCTTCGCCGGGGGCGCCGACATCGGCCAACTCCGCGAACGGGGCCGCACGGACGCCCTCGCCGCGATCAACTCCGCCGCGTTCGCGCGGATCCGGGCGCTGCCGATGCCGACCGTGGCCGCCGTCGACGGCCCCGCGTTGGGCGGTGGCGCGGAGCTGGCGTACGCCTGCGATCTTCGGGTGTGCACGGCGCGGGCGGTCTTCGGTCAGCCGGAGGTGCGGTTGGGCATCCTGGCCGGTGCCGGCGCGACCCATCGGCTGCCCGCGTTGGTCGGTGAGGGCCGGGCCAAGGAGTTGCTCTTCACCGGCCGACGGGTGGACGCCGCGGAGGCGCTGCGGATCGGTCTGGTGAACCGGGTGGTGGACGAGCCCGCCGAGCTGCTGACCGTGGCGCACGCCCTGTTGGACGAGATCGCTTTGGGCTCGCCGTTGGCGCTGCGGCTGACCAAGCTGGCGGTGGACGCGCCCGCCGCCGCGCATCCGCATCTCGACCTGGTCAGTCAGGCGGTGCTCTTCGAGGACGAGGAGAAGCACCGGCGGATGACCGAGTTCCTGGAGCGTCGCCGGCCGCGTTGA
- a CDS encoding 3-hydroxyacyl-CoA dehydrogenase family protein: MSDRFVVVGAGTMGLGIAYVAAGTGHAVELVEVDPERGASALNRLADLWERAVQRGRLSADEAAANRQRIILRPTLADVAPTPEVIVEAVPERLDLKRAVLRDAAALRPALLGSNTSSISIGELADGLDAPERFLGLHFFNPVWAMALLEIVVGPATAEETTTAAVALAGRLGKDAVVVRDMPGFATSRLGVTLGLEAIRMVADGVADPADIDKAMVLGYRHPIGPLELTDLVGLDVRLDIARTLQAAYGERFAPPPLLVEMVAEGRLGKKSGRGFYRWEGGVKQ, encoded by the coding sequence ATGAGCGATCGTTTCGTGGTCGTCGGTGCCGGCACGATGGGCCTCGGCATCGCGTACGTGGCGGCCGGGACCGGGCACGCCGTGGAGTTGGTCGAGGTGGACCCGGAGCGGGGCGCCTCCGCGTTGAACCGGCTCGCCGACCTGTGGGAGCGGGCGGTGCAGCGCGGGAGGTTGAGCGCCGACGAGGCCGCGGCGAACCGGCAACGGATCATCCTTCGTCCGACGTTGGCCGACGTCGCCCCGACCCCCGAGGTGATCGTCGAGGCGGTGCCGGAGCGGCTGGACCTGAAACGGGCGGTGCTGCGCGACGCCGCCGCCCTGCGCCCGGCTCTGCTGGGCAGCAACACCTCCAGCATCTCGATCGGGGAGCTGGCCGACGGGCTGGACGCGCCCGAGCGCTTCCTCGGCCTGCACTTCTTCAACCCGGTCTGGGCGATGGCGCTCCTGGAGATCGTGGTCGGCCCGGCCACCGCCGAGGAGACCACGACGGCGGCCGTCGCGCTCGCCGGCCGGTTGGGCAAGGACGCCGTCGTGGTACGCGACATGCCCGGCTTCGCCACGTCACGACTCGGCGTCACCCTCGGGTTGGAGGCGATCCGGATGGTGGCCGACGGGGTGGCCGACCCGGCCGACATCGACAAGGCCATGGTGTTGGGCTATCGGCACCCGATCGGCCCGCTGGAACTCACCGACCTGGTCGGTCTGGACGTGCGGCTGGACATCGCCCGCACCCTCCAGGCCGCGTACGGGGAGCGGTTCGCCCCGCCGCCCCTGCTCGTGGAGATGGTGGCCGAGGGGCGGCTGGGTAAGAAGTCGGGGCGGGGCTTCTACCGCTGGGAAGGCGGCGTCAAACAGTGA
- a CDS encoding class I SAM-dependent methyltransferase produces the protein MTVQPRIGDVVGELLRDTLAVATGVGPRPLVGGRLPRPVIEIIERDDGLVNGAPAAHYLDEPQDWQPYDHRAVDRVRGETLDVGTGAGRIALLLQERGVPVTGLDTSAGALAVSRRRGVRRLVHGTVDTHVADGRRYDTFLLLGNNLGLFEGRERAPEFLAALAALARPGAQIIAHGTDPYGTRDPVHTGYHDRNRRRGRLGGQLRLRLRYRELSTEWFDYLVCSADEFASLVHGTGWRLTDVDDRDAPYYLATLRLAD, from the coding sequence GTGACGGTGCAGCCTCGAATCGGTGACGTGGTCGGTGAGCTGCTGCGGGACACTCTCGCAGTGGCCACCGGAGTGGGCCCCCGACCGCTGGTCGGCGGTCGACTGCCCCGACCGGTCATCGAGATCATCGAACGGGACGACGGGCTGGTCAACGGTGCGCCGGCCGCGCACTACCTCGACGAACCGCAGGACTGGCAGCCGTACGACCACCGAGCGGTGGACCGGGTCCGTGGCGAGACGCTCGACGTCGGCACCGGCGCCGGGCGGATCGCCCTGCTGCTCCAGGAGCGCGGCGTGCCGGTCACCGGCCTGGACACCTCCGCGGGCGCACTCGCGGTGAGCCGGCGTCGCGGTGTCCGGCGTCTGGTGCACGGCACCGTCGACACGCACGTGGCCGACGGTCGGCGGTACGACACGTTCCTGCTGTTGGGCAACAATCTCGGGCTGTTCGAGGGCCGGGAACGGGCACCCGAGTTCCTCGCCGCGCTCGCCGCGCTGGCCCGACCGGGCGCGCAGATCATCGCGCACGGCACCGACCCGTACGGCACGCGTGACCCGGTGCACACCGGCTACCACGACCGCAACCGCCGCCGAGGGCGGCTCGGCGGCCAACTCCGGCTCCGGCTGCGTTACCGCGAGTTGAGCACCGAGTGGTTCGACTACCTGGTCTGTTCGGCGGACGAGTTCGCCTCGCTGGTGCACGGCACCGGCTGGCGGCTCACCGATGTGGACGACCGGGACGCGCCCTACTACCTCGCCACCCTGCGCCTGGCCGACTGA
- a CDS encoding PPOX class F420-dependent oxidoreductase codes for MTMLDRLSAEKYILLTTFRKDGRAVPTPVWAVRDGDALAVWTRADSGKVKRIRNNGEVTVAPCDVRGRPHGAEVPAHATLYGSGDIGRVRDLLKHKYRLIGRLSLLGSRLRRGEGGTVGIRVTLAETRR; via the coding sequence GTGACCATGCTGGACCGGCTGTCGGCCGAGAAGTACATCCTGCTCACGACCTTCCGCAAGGACGGTCGGGCGGTGCCGACGCCGGTGTGGGCGGTACGCGACGGCGACGCGTTGGCGGTCTGGACCCGGGCCGACTCGGGCAAGGTCAAGCGGATCCGCAACAACGGCGAGGTGACAGTCGCCCCGTGCGACGTACGGGGCCGGCCACACGGGGCGGAGGTGCCGGCTCACGCGACGCTCTACGGCAGTGGTGACATCGGCCGGGTCCGTGACCTGCTCAAGCACAAGTACCGCCTGATCGGTCGGCTGAGCCTGCTGGGCAGCCGGCTCCGCCGGGGCGAGGGCGGCACGGTCGGCATCCGGGTGACGCTGGCCGAAACGCGGCGCTGA
- a CDS encoding BldC family transcriptional regulator, whose protein sequence is MASRTHEPEPLLTPAEVASMFRVDPKTVTRWAKAGKLSAIRTLGGHRRYRESEVRALLQGQIPQQRQGD, encoded by the coding sequence ATGGCATCGCGAACGCACGAACCAGAGCCGCTACTGACACCGGCCGAGGTGGCGTCGATGTTCCGTGTCGACCCGAAGACGGTGACCCGGTGGGCCAAGGCCGGCAAGCTCAGTGCCATCCGCACCCTGGGTGGCCACCGCCGGTACCGCGAGTCGGAGGTCAGGGCGCTGTTGCAGGGTCAGATCCCGCAGCAGCGACAGGGCGACTGA